The Aedes albopictus strain Foshan chromosome 2, AalbF5, whole genome shotgun sequence region CAAGCGGTGACTTCGCAAGCCAGCTCAAACAAACTTGCGAATCAGTGTGAAGTGTCACATTGGAAAAGGGGATTTTCATCGCCGCTACAGTTTTTTCAACTAGCCTTGCCAAAAGGAGTGTACCACACAATTCCAGCCGGGGGATGGTCATTGGCTTCAAGGGTGCCACTCTTGATTTGCTGCACACGAGTTCGACATTCACTGTTCCTTCCGGGGAGATGCACCTTGTGTACAAGACTGCCCCATACGCACGCTTGGAAGCGTCCGAAAATCCATGAAGTTCTATAACATCTGCTCCACTTGAAATAACACATCGCTTCTTTTGCAGTTCATTTAACATCGGCAACTGTTCCCGAAAAGTGGTCCACAAATCGTACTGTTCCTTTGGCAATGCTTCGTCCCAACCTATTTTGAGTCTCCACAGATCTTGCATCAGCAGCTTTGCTGTCGTAATCACAGGACCAAGATACCCACATGGATCGAAAAGCTGTCCAATGGCAGAAAGTACATTGCGCTTGGTCGGCGTTGTGCTCGTCACCTTACCATGGAGTGGACTAACGTTGAAGGTGAAATAGTCGTCGTCAGGGTTCCAAATGACGCCAAGGGTCCTGATGACGTTATTGATGTCGGCTTCCTCGAAATCGAAAAGTGTTTCTTGAAGTGCGGATGGAATGATGTTACGAACCATTTTACTATTGGTGCAGAACTTATGGATTCCAAAGCCACCTCGTCGCAGTAGCTCAGTGAGTTGCTCGTAGATTGCAATCACCTCTTGCTCACTGTTACCTCCTGTGAGGAAGTCGTCGATATAACTATTTTCTACAATGACTCTGGATTCAAGCGGTAACTCGGCAGCTTCATCTTTCGCCAACTGCATCAACGTGCGCGTTGCCAAATAGGGGGCACTGGCGCAACCGTACGTAACGGTTGTCAGTTCGAATGCAGCTATTTCGTTGTTGGAGTTAAGCCACAGGATGCGCTGAAACTTTCTGTCGTCGTCATGTACTTGCACCTGACGGTACATCTTCGGAATGTCGGCGGTTAGTACCACAGGATAGCAGCAGAATCGAAGAAGAATCGTGATGAGATCGTTTTGCACTGTCGGTCCTACCCCCAAAGCATCGTTCAGTGATATACCAGATGTGGTCTTCGCCGACGCGTCGAACACTACACGGATTTTTGTAGTCGAGCTTGACTCCTTGTAGACCGCGTGATGTGGTAGGAAGTAACAATCATCGGGCTGATCGTGAACTTCAACCATATGGCCAAGTGCTAGGTACTCTGCCATGAATTCGGAGTAGCGCTTCCTTTTTTCTTCGTTCACGAACGATCGCAGGAGTCGGTTGAATCGAGATCGGGCCGATTCCAACGAGTCACCTAGTTGACCTTTGTTTTCGTTAAACGGTAGTCTGACAACATACCGACCCGTTTCGTCGCGGGATACTGTTTGTTCGTAGTGCTTTTCGATGGCTTGTTCCGCTGGTGTGTACGGTGATGCTTCGTTGCACGCCTCTATCTCCCAGAACCTCACAAGTGTGCGGTTAAGTTGCTCTTCAGCATGGTTGAACTGGCATACGCTACGTGCGGGACCGGTTCGGTTGACCTTGACGGGACCGCTTACAATCCATCCAAGTTGCGTTTCTACCAACATCGGTGTTCCGCCAGCGAGTTTCATGCGGCCGCCCTTGAGCAGCTCGAAAAATAATTCAGCACCGATGATCATCTGGATTTCGTCCGGAGCATGGAACGACGGATCCGCCAAAGCGATGTTAGCGGGTATGTTCCAGGAGCGCGTGTCCACCTTCGTGACGGGCAGGTTAGCAGTGATCGTCGGCACGACCAGGAAATCTAGAACTGCGTCAAATGAATTAACGCGTGAGCTGATCTTGGTACGAAGTTTATACTTAACTTGGGTTGCGGCGTTATTGACGCCGCTAATCGGAATATTGACATGTTGTAGGATGATGTTGAGCTTCTTCGCAAGTGCCGCACTGATGAGGTTTGCATCGGAGCCGGAATCCAGTAGCGCACGGCATAGCACCCGTCTGTTGCTTGCATCGCAAACAAGTACTTCAGCCGTCGAAAGGAGCACTTGTTTCGTCATGCCCGTACGGGCACAATTCACCGATCCTTGCGTTGGTTCATCATTTTCTGGATCTTCTTCTGCGACTGGTTCTACTGCCACGGCAAGTTGGCTAACCTGCGGCTGTGTGGTCGTCGATTTTTCTTCATGGAGAAGGCTGTGATGTCTACGCTTACATGTTCGGCAGGTCCTGTCTGAGTTGCAATCTGCAGTACGATGCCCACGCCGTAGACAATTGAAGCAGAGGCCAGCTTGTCTCACTTTGGTGTATCGGTCGCTCACTGTGAGATTCTCGAATACATCGCACTTGTAGATCACATGCTCGCCGTTGCAACATGCACACACTTCGTTGGATTGCGTTGAAGTTTGTGCAACATTCCTGGCTTGGGTGGGCTTCTGGTCAATGGATTTTCCTCTTTGCTTAGTTGGAGCCGGTGGGTACTGCTCGTAGCTTTTCATCTTCTGTAGTATGCGACTCCGGTCTCGAAGGAAGTCGATCATATCAGTGTACGAAGGTAACTCATCAGCCGGAATCTGCGACTCCCACAACTTCCTGGTTTCCTTGTCCAATCGTTTCGCTACCACATTGACCAGGATCATCTCAGAGAGTCCTTCAACGGGTAACGACCGGTTCTTCAGTGCGTCAACGTGTTTCATGCAAGCATCGAGCAAGTTCCGCAACTCAGTAGCGTTCTCACTCGTCATCTTGGGCAACGAGAGTAAGGCGTCTATATGGGTATCGATGATGAGTCGTTCGTCCTCGTAGGTTTCCTCAAGCATCTTCCACGCTGATTCGTAATCGTTGTTGTTGATTACGTCTTGGTCTATCTTACCGGCAGCGCTTCCGACCAACGAATTCTTCAAGTGGTATAGTTTGATGGCCGGGGATTCGTGGGGGTACCTGTTCATTATGGTTTTGAACATACACTTGAAGGAATACCAATTTTCAAGGCTGCCATCGAATGTTGGCAGTGGCACCTGTAAGTGAGGCATCGAGTTGTTCACTGCCACCGGTTGCTGCGGTACGAAAACAGGAGCTAACGCACTCATTCTTCCTCGTTGTTTTTCTTCTTCTGCCGCGTTCCACTTCGCGACTTCCGTTTGGATGTACACAAACAACTCGTTATGCAGCTCCTCGCAGCGGAAGTGATTTTGCTTGTGTTCATCTCGCTGCTCTCGCGGAACAATGTCACAGATTTCGATGTACGTTTTCTGCAGTTCATCGTTACACTGACGAAGCGTCTCCAGTTGTAGCTTGAGCCAGTGAATGTTGAGGACGTCCTGTTTCAAACTCTCGCGTATCCGGAGCATCCGCTCCTTCGCCAGATCACGATGATCGAGAATTCTGTCTAGTTTCTTCGCCATTTCTTTGTTCACTTGTTCTTGCTTTTGCTTCTGTACGGACTCGTAAATCGCCGCCGGTGTACCACTCACAGAACCAAGAAGCTTTCTCGGGTGTTTACTCCGTAGCGTATAAGGAGTTTCTTCGGTCATTGGACCACCACTTTTCACTGTTCGTTCACGAATCGTTCAAATTTATTCAGGGAATTCCCTTCACTTAGAATCGGTGTTTCGAACACGATCATACATGTTTCGCGTACGCACAACACACTGCACTGACGCGTCCTCGGCGTCGTCGCCGATTGAATTTTCCACACGGTGGAAATTAGAAAGTTCTCTCGTTTTACCggaatttcaccacaaatcaACAAAAAACCATCACAAAAACGTTCATCTGGCTCGAATGGACCAAAATGTTCGGGAAATAGATCGGAGGAATTGGTTTTTCTGAGGATTTGCAAATGAATCGAAACACTGCGTGTGAACTGTTCAACGTATTTATTCCAACTGAAAAAAACTGACATCTTCTTCTCTTTCTCTCCACTCATGTTCGCGCCGAGCGCGCGTCGCCCGATACCGGGGGGTCGCTCGATGAAACTCTACACGTCAcatcagttttattgcggtaataattatagattgtagagtaaacatagatctgcGGACATCACTGAGtcaaatgtttcaagcgtgcgaATAGTATTTTTCAGGAGTGCGactgttgaatatgacgtcatgcgctccattgttgttattggaatcgtgacgtcatgctcgttttgatacaaattttgacagttcgtttggatacaaccaggcccctgacacggcttatatcaatgcattggaatcatggtagacaggatgtcctgggcgctaataaatagcgcccactgtcaaatgcgaaaacatcaacaattttttgtttaacgtttattttggtttgttgatcactttttggaatcattttttccgccgcttat contains the following coding sequences:
- the LOC134286297 gene encoding uncharacterized protein LOC134286297, translating into MAKKLDRILDHRDLAKERMLRIRESLKQDVLNIHWLKLQLETLRQCNDELQKTYIEICDIVPREQRDEHKQNHFRCEELHNELFVYIQTEVAKWNAAEEEKQRGRMSALAPVFVPQQPVAVNNSMPHLQVPLPTFDGSLENWYSFKCMFKTIMNRYPHESPAIKLYHLKNSLVGSAAGKIDQDVINNNDYESAWKMLEETYEDERLIIDTHIDALLSLPKMTSENATELRNLLDACMKHVDALKNRSLPVEGLSEMILVNVVAKRLDKETRKLWESQIPADELPSYTDMIDFLRDRSRILQKMKSYEQYPPAPTKQRGKSIDQKPTQARNVAQTSTQSNEVCACCNGEHVIYKCDVFENLTVSDRYTKVRQAGLCFNCLRRGHRTADCNSDRTCRTCKRRHHSLLHEEKSTTTQPQVSQLAVAVEPVAEEDPENDEPTQGSVNCARTGMTKQVLLSTAEVLVCDASNRRVLCRALLDSGSDANLISAALAKKLNIILQHVNIPISGVNNAATQVKYKLRTKISSRVNSFDAVLDFLVVPTITANLPVTKVDTRSWNIPANIALADPSFHAPDEIQMIIGAELFFELLKGGRMKLAGGTPMLVETQLGWIVSGPVKVNRTGPARSVCQFNHAEEQLNRTLVRFWEIEACNEASPYTPAEQAIEKHYEQTVSRDETGRYVVRLPFNENKGQLGDSLESARSRFNRLLRSFVNEEKRKRYSEFMAEYLALGHMVEVHDQPDDCYFLPHHAVYKESSSTTKIRVVFDASAKTTSGISLNDALGVGPTVQNDLITILLRFCCYPVVLTADIPKMYRQVQVHDDDRKFQRILWLNSNNEIAAFELTTVTYGCASAPYLATRTLMQLAKDEAAELPLESRVIVENSYIDDFLTGGNSEQEVIAIYEQLTELLRRGGFGIHKFCTNSKMVRNIIPSALQETLFDFEEADINNVIRTLGVIWNPDDDYFTFNVSPLHGKVTSTTPTKRNVLSAIGQLFDPCGYLGPVITTAKLLMQDLWRLKIGWDEALPKEQYDLWTTFREQLPMLNELQKKRCVISSGADVIELHGFSDASKRAYGAVLYTRCISPEGTVNVELVCSKSRVAPLKPMTIPRLELCGTLLLARLVEKTVAAMKIPFSNVTLHTDSQVCLSWLAKSPLALNQFVANRVATVHELTQDYNWRYVRSQDNPADIISRGVLPAELLTEEQWFNGAPTLWQSNSPNEKILCLDDSELPELKPTVVATSVQRKSHVDLTRISSFRRLQRVWAYVLRFIENVRSKQRNTSELQTQDIKKATHTIMMLVQRESFHELFDALKQGKKTLKQYRGLAPFIDEEGLIRVGGRLKYSSIPYDGKHQILLPEKHHVTEILVRQLHNDHFHVGQRGLLSIVRERYWPIKVKVLIKRIVSKCYVCFRHNPPPVNQFMGDLPDYRITPSPVFSNTGVDYAGPVYLKEAGRKKTLYKAYIAVFICMATKAIHIEVVSSLTAEGFIAALQRFISRRGMVANMYSDNATTFVGANHELAELRQLFEDQAHQRQLNDFCTSKGIQWHFIPPRSPHFGGIWEAGVKSVKHHLKRVVGETKLTFEEMCTFLTQCEAILNSRPLVPVSDDPNDIEVLTPSHFLIGRPALSVPEPSYAEEKVGRLNRWQHVQLMKQHFWRRWSGEYLHYLQSRPKWHNGAANFEIGAVVVLKDDNAPPHLWRLGRIVATHPGQDGMVRVVTVRADNKEFRRATSKVCFLPKVDPLDSTGGI